The following proteins are encoded in a genomic region of Arachis ipaensis cultivar K30076 chromosome B02, Araip1.1, whole genome shotgun sequence:
- the LOC107625027 gene encoding ribosomal RNA small subunit methyltransferase nep-1 isoform X3: MGPEEDGTTMMGLAGIPVAPCYRGSKGGIYFVLQNASLVAAYVGKRYQILNPDEHANFLRRKNKNPYDYRPDIVHEALLQIMGSRLCMAGRVHGVFIKTDEGILIRVEPNTQIPKTLGSFCNMMAELLQKFSIKSKGNRGKLLRLIENPVTQHLPVNSRKIGLSVSSPKAVQINDYVAAANHDENLVFVVGAMAHGKIDAEYVDDLISVSALPLSAGTCLRRICVALERNQKIH; this comes from the exons ATGGGGCCCGAAGAAGATGGTACTACAATGATGGGGCTTGCAGGAATTCCTGTAGCACCTTGCTACCGGGGATCAAAAGGTGGaatctattttgttcttcaaaatGCCTCGCTGGTTGCTGCTTATGTTGGGAAG AGGTATCAGATTTTGAATCCAGACGAGCATGCCAATTTCCTGCGAAGGAAAAACAAGAACCCCTATGATTATAGGCCTGATATTGTGCATGAG GCCCTTCTTCAAATTATGGGTAGTAGGCTTTGCATGGCCGGTAGGGTACATGGTGTATTCATTAAAACTGATGAAGGAATACTTATCCGAGTGGAACCAAACACCCAGATACCAAAGACTCTGGGAAGCTTTTGCAACATGATGG CTGAGCTACTGCAAAAGTTCAGCATCAAATCAAAGGGTAATCGTGGAAAACTTTTGCGCCTAATTGAAAATCCTGTAACTCAACACTTACCCGTTAACTCTCGTAAGATTG GGCTTTCCGTCAGTTCACCTAAGGCTGTTCAAATTAATGACTATGTCGCCGCTGCCAATCATGATGAGAACCTTGTGTTTGTG GTTGGTGCAATGGCTCATGGAAAGATAGATGCTGAATATGTTGATGATCTTATATCAG TTTCTGCATTGCCCTTGAGTGCTGGGACATGTCTGAGACGTATCTGTGTTGCGTTGGAGAGGAATCAGAAGATTCACTGA
- the LOC107625027 gene encoding ribosomal RNA small subunit methyltransferase nep-1 isoform X1 produces the protein MFTPCANSKLKHKRDKKQTETQCWEEEEQENHGNKILEDPSLKGGLIKKTKLQECDESMGPEEDGTTMMGLAGIPVAPCYRGSKGGIYFVLQNASLVAAYVGKRYQILNPDEHANFLRRKNKNPYDYRPDIVHEALLQIMGSRLCMAGRVHGVFIKTDEGILIRVEPNTQIPKTLGSFCNMMAELLQKFSIKSKGNRGKLLRLIENPVTQHLPVNSRKIGLSVSSPKAVQINDYVAAANHDENLVFVVGAMAHGKIDAEYVDDLISVSALPLSAGTCLRRICVALERNQKIH, from the exons ATGTTCACTCCTTGTGCAAACAGTAAGCTGAAGCATAAGAGGGAtaaaaaacaaactgaaacccaATGTTGGGAGGAGGAAGAGCAAGAGAATCATGGTAACAAGATCCTTGAAGACCCTTCTCTCAAGGGGGGTCTTATTAAAAAG ACAAAGCTTCAGGAGTGTGATGAATCAATGGGGCCCGAAGAAGATGGTACTACAATGATGGGGCTTGCAGGAATTCCTGTAGCACCTTGCTACCGGGGATCAAAAGGTGGaatctattttgttcttcaaaatGCCTCGCTGGTTGCTGCTTATGTTGGGAAG AGGTATCAGATTTTGAATCCAGACGAGCATGCCAATTTCCTGCGAAGGAAAAACAAGAACCCCTATGATTATAGGCCTGATATTGTGCATGAG GCCCTTCTTCAAATTATGGGTAGTAGGCTTTGCATGGCCGGTAGGGTACATGGTGTATTCATTAAAACTGATGAAGGAATACTTATCCGAGTGGAACCAAACACCCAGATACCAAAGACTCTGGGAAGCTTTTGCAACATGATGG CTGAGCTACTGCAAAAGTTCAGCATCAAATCAAAGGGTAATCGTGGAAAACTTTTGCGCCTAATTGAAAATCCTGTAACTCAACACTTACCCGTTAACTCTCGTAAGATTG GGCTTTCCGTCAGTTCACCTAAGGCTGTTCAAATTAATGACTATGTCGCCGCTGCCAATCATGATGAGAACCTTGTGTTTGTG GTTGGTGCAATGGCTCATGGAAAGATAGATGCTGAATATGTTGATGATCTTATATCAG TTTCTGCATTGCCCTTGAGTGCTGGGACATGTCTGAGACGTATCTGTGTTGCGTTGGAGAGGAATCAGAAGATTCACTGA
- the LOC107625027 gene encoding ribosomal RNA small subunit methyltransferase nep-1 isoform X2 — protein sequence MFTPCANSKLKHKRDKKQTETQCWEEEEQENHGNKILEDPSLKGGLIKKTKLQECDESMGPEEDGTTMMGLAGIPVAPCYRGSKGGIYFVLQNASLVAAYVGKRYQILNPDEHANFLRRKNKNPYDYRPDIVHEALLQIMGSRLCMAGRVHGVFIKTDEGILIRVEPNTQIPKTLGSFCNMMAELLQKFSIKSKGNRGKLLRLIENPVTQHLPVNSRKIVLGNKMKATDRDRDMDTNFSAN from the exons ATGTTCACTCCTTGTGCAAACAGTAAGCTGAAGCATAAGAGGGAtaaaaaacaaactgaaacccaATGTTGGGAGGAGGAAGAGCAAGAGAATCATGGTAACAAGATCCTTGAAGACCCTTCTCTCAAGGGGGGTCTTATTAAAAAG ACAAAGCTTCAGGAGTGTGATGAATCAATGGGGCCCGAAGAAGATGGTACTACAATGATGGGGCTTGCAGGAATTCCTGTAGCACCTTGCTACCGGGGATCAAAAGGTGGaatctattttgttcttcaaaatGCCTCGCTGGTTGCTGCTTATGTTGGGAAG AGGTATCAGATTTTGAATCCAGACGAGCATGCCAATTTCCTGCGAAGGAAAAACAAGAACCCCTATGATTATAGGCCTGATATTGTGCATGAG GCCCTTCTTCAAATTATGGGTAGTAGGCTTTGCATGGCCGGTAGGGTACATGGTGTATTCATTAAAACTGATGAAGGAATACTTATCCGAGTGGAACCAAACACCCAGATACCAAAGACTCTGGGAAGCTTTTGCAACATGATGG CTGAGCTACTGCAAAAGTTCAGCATCAAATCAAAGGGTAATCGTGGAAAACTTTTGCGCCTAATTGAAAATCCTGTAACTCAACACTTACCCGTTAACTCTCGTAAGATTG TGTTAGGTAACAAAATGAAAGCGACAGACAGAGACAGGGACATGGACACAAACTTTAGTGCTAACTAG